TATTTGGTTAATATAATTATGATAATTATAAtcaaattcatcttttttttaaataccattaaaagacaaaacttACTGTCAAGGCAGCAATGTCCGAGGGAAACCCATGAATGACGAGGACCATCTCCCTGGAACACAAGCAAGGTGTAAATAATGGAAGGACGGCATTGGAACAGTGGACCGATGTCGAACGTCTGCGCTCCGCTCTGCTGTGCTTCTCCGCACCATGGTCCTTTACCGCTGGTCCTCTTGGCACCTCCTTTGTTTCGCCCGGCGTTGTGCTGTCGAATCCTGCGTTCAGGGTTGACCGTGAAGCCGATGTAGATTCGCCCTTTAAATTTGGGGTTGAGGCAGTATAGCATGTACACGCCAAAGAAGTTTTCCACCTCGTCCGCCATTCCACGGGCTTTCATGAACGCCAAAGACGCCTAAATTGTCTCCATGTCACCAAGAAACattcatttgtgtttatttgttgAAATAAAATGCTGACAATATTCCATCCTGGAGAATTCAAACATTTCGTCCGATTCATAAGTAAACATTCATTGGAGGTGTCCATAATATTGCCTGTATTTAATTACGTAAAACTCTGCCACGCCACGAGATTGATAAAGAAAAAATCCAAATATTTAAGTCTATATGATGTCGTTTAAGGCTTTTGTATAtctttcaaacaaaaaaatatattttgtttctaccTGAAGGTGCATTTTACGTCAGGCGTTAAAGGATATGCCACTTCAAAAATATGgactacaaaacaaaatgaatgttGCAATCCCTGCTCAGTGATTGGATCGTTGAAAGGGCAGTTTTGAAACTGAGATAAAACGTTGAAAAACTGACGCTATACTTTTAGTTTTATCCAAAGTAATCGGTCCAATATATATTTGTTActttaaatatatgtatatttttttcagaCGTCGCCGCTTGTAAACGCTGGTCCTTATCAGTAGTCTATAACGATTGCCTGTTCTTAAATTAAAATTTAGCTTTTCtattgtaagaaaaaaataaaaagagtttACACTGGTTTGCCGTCTTGTTATGTATTTAGTTATATGTATGAAAGATACGtgtttttccccctctcagAGCGAGGAGGGAATATCTCGAGTCAGGCGTTCAACGAGTCGTCTCGAGAAACCGGCTCGAGATTTTCCAGAGGATCTGATTGGCTGTGATTATGATCCCTGCGCTGCGATTGGATCTTTTACAGGACCACATTTAACGAAACTGAAATCATCAGGAAGTGGAGCTATAACATTTCGGTATGTAGTTTAGATTTGTTTAAACGCTGCATCATTTTGTGATTGATAAAACAAttattaaccttttttttacttaatttaGATTGTAATCTATCATACGAGTTACGTATTTGATGATCATCTTTATTCAATGAAGGGTAATATTGGACAGGACATTAAAACATAACTCGTTTTCTGTTGCAGACATGGCCATAACACCTGATCACATCCGGGATAAACTTAAAACGGAGCTTGCGGCGGATTATGTGGTCGGTTTCGGTTTATACTCATTCAATTAATATCATTTACATGATGCATCAACATGACTATTTCTGCAGGACGTGGAGGACATGTCCCCCAACAGATGTGCAACGAGCTTTAAAGTGCTTGTAGTGTCTTCCCAGTTTGAGGGCAAGCCTCTCCTACAGAGACACAGGTATGCACAGGTGGACTGTCAAATTTAATAACTTGACCAGATTTTGATATAACATAATCCACTGTCTATCATGTTTAGGATGGTGAATACCTGCTTAGCAGAGGAGCTAAAAGATATCCATGCGTTGGAGCAGAAGACCCTCACGCCAGAACAGTGGGAGAAACAAAAGTCTAAATGATATTGCATCTTATTTGGATTGAGTGGTAATCACAccaagaagcagaagaagaacGTTTGCGGTTCCCACACAGATGGTATTAATGCATTTGGAAATGCTGCTGGCAATAAAACGGACAGCTCCTTCTTGGTTCCCCCAGTTTTTTAAAGCAACatgtatgttttgtttttgatcaCGTATCCAATTGCAGACCATGAATCAAAATTGATCAGTCAGTCGGGCGAACTAATTGATTTCACGGTCAGCTATCTGAGGAGacaatgatgacatcacagctgCCTGTTATGTAGCCAGAAATATGGGACACTGGGACCACTTGAAGCCATAAAAAAAGCctttatcatttaaaaaaaaaaatgttgctacAATATCACAAAACCTTACATCAGCGCTAAAACGTCTCAGTCAGGTGATGAGGTGAgcatgtccctttttttttgtgtggtttcCCGAAAGAAATCCATTTGCTTGCATTTTGTATGACTAAGCCATGTTAAACATTTTTCTCAAATCATTGGACGATACGAGGTATGCGACAGCGCTTGACTGGCTTCTCGGGGGACACCCCAAGCGTGAAGGCAGCGTTCAGTCAACGGTGAGACACTGTTACCTTCCATTACGTGTTTTATTTTCAACCCGTGGGTGTTTGCGGGCGGGATTGGTCATCTTCTATTGACAGCGATGGCAAATATTGGGAGATTTTATGCCCAACGCACACTTGACACTTGGTCATGAGGACAAAGAAacccccgcccgccccccttccatTAGGGAAAGTGGCGGAAGTAATCCGCACACACTCACTCGCTGTGTGCCGCCTTGCTCAGTGATTTGTAAAATTCAATCAGCTTCTGATTTCATGCTAGAAATCCGCCATCGTCTACATATGGTATCACGCGGACACACGCTTCGGccataaacaaacacagtgcTGCTCAGCTTGCGGATGAAAACGATACGGATTCAAGCAACTGCTGGCGGTGTAAACGCTTCTCGCGGGGtctcaaataaaaatgttttgtttttcaaagtagCGTTTCTAGAGCTTAAGGGCGTGATTTCCCAAAAAGAAGACAAACTATTGATGTTTCGCTTTCCAAAATTGAATAGAATTGATGTTTTGAtttcccaaataaaaaaaaaaagttccgctTTTCTTAAAAGAACACTAAAATAATTACGTTGCCATTTctgaatgttttcattttctaaAAAATAGAATGAAGAAAATAAATTCTTGGTGTTGCTTTGTTCTAAGCAGAAGAAATTATACACTTCCCTACAAAAAAATTTAACAAATTTTTGGTTCTTAAAAAATTAACTTTCCTAAAAGGATGTGACAAATTTTTGGTTCTTAAAAAGTAGACAATTTTGGTTCTACAGAATACAAATAAATGGTTCCTCTTACCAAAAGTGAAGACAAACCCGCAAtttacttaaataaataaatactaatatTGGTCTTTTCAAATGTCAACAAATCTGTTCCTGTTTTCACAAAAGCATTTCGTTACCTTTCCTGAAAAGCAGCTTTCGGACCCAGAAGATTGTGAAATCCACAGAAGCAGAATACCCCCCACCCTGCACAACCACGTGTGTTACTTCAGACAACGtaatggaagaaagcctgtgaaTGAACACATGTTCAATTAGTCCAACGAGCAGCTGAGCTCCACTTCAGAACACTTTTTCACCTTCTATTTACATCAGGGGGGGGGATTTAGTTGGATGACGTCCTCCGGCGACAATAACCCGCCCATCACCCCCCAAGTTAATTTGCGGTCCCGACGTCCAACATGGCGTGCAGCTCGCCGGGCTCGTATCCCAGCAGCCCCTGCAGGTTGCAGACGAAGCGGTAAACGTAGCGCTTGCCCACCGTCTTGCGGATGATGTTCTTGTCGTAGTAGTAGCGCAGGCCGCGGCTCAGCTTTTCGTAGTTCATCTTGGGCTTGTGTTTGCGCCGGCCCCAAAGCAGCGCCACCTGGGTCGCGATAGTTTCTCCGTTAGACGGATCTTTTAGGGGGCGGGGTCAAAAGCGTCTCATTGTACCTCGTCCGGGTCGGTCAACTTGAACTCCCAGCCGTCTCCGGTCCAGCTGATGCACGACTGGCAGCTGCGGTCGGTCAGCAGCTCCAGTAAGAACTGCCACAGCTGGATGGGGCCGCTTCCTACGTGCAAACAAGAAGATCCTCGtcatcgtcctcctcctccgcccgcCGGGAAATAAGAAACCAAAGGCGCAACTCACCGGTGTAACCGGCGAGGATGGCTGCAGGGATGACGGCTGAGCCCACGTCAGCCTTGTTGCTCACGTACTCCTTGAAGGTTTTGTAGGGTTGCGCAAGAGCGAAGGTGTCCCCGTAATGGCTCCCGTCCGCCGTGGCTTCGGTACGGTGGACGTCGCTCGTCCACATCAGAGCGCTACCGTGAGACATCTCGGCTTCGGAGTGGCTCTCTGAAAGCACAAAACCGTAACGGCGTCCATTCATAGTTTGTGTCGGTTTATGTAATCGTTTGGAGGTCCCTCTACTGctgactcatttttgtcgcgggcctcatcgtagtcatagttcccctcggagggccattatgaaataactcgttttgaaatcagagagtagtaaaaactgttcacatattttaaaaagatgaatagtaATACAATTAGCAAGCAATATccctatttttaaaagtgaagacaatttgtaattttagtaataaaACAAAGTCAATGCAAAAGTTTCTGGAAAATATTTGCGCAATGATGTACCTTTATTGTTTGGAGGCTGGCAAGGAGATGACACGACGCACATTGGTAGCACAGCACCGCAGTCTCCGTCATGATCTGGAGATGAGAAGACGTTCAGCAGGCCACGCGGAGAAATGACAATTTATACGGGTCAGTTTTCGAACCCCGTCTCATGATCTCCAAGTGCTCCCACAGAATCTCGCCGGCGGTGCAGTCGGACATGAGGCTGAGGAAATTCTCGCGGTCCAGTCGACACAGCTCGTGACCCCGCATGCCCTTCAGGTCCGAGCCCAACGAGTGCAGCCCGAACTCGGCCCGGCACCAGTCCAGCCAGTGGTTGACCTCCCATTCGGACCATAAAGTGGGATCTGGAGGGAGGGGGTCGAGGAAACACGTCGTCCGATAAATTCAGTGACAAATCCTCACATGGTCATGATTTCGTCGTTCACCTTGAGGGAAACGATGGGCGAGTCGCTCCTGGGTGAAACCGGCAAAAGTGGCTCTGAGAGCCTCGCACAGAACCTCTTTGCTGGTCGGGGTGAGAGGCGGAACCTCCAGGGGATCCATCCCTGTCACACAAACACCAAAATTGAACCCGAATCACAAAATGACCATCATTCAAATGATTTTGCTTGAAATAAATCTCatcattaacaaaaaaaatcaatcttacCATAAACGCCGCAGTCCATAGCAGTGTGTGAGGCGACAACAGGTGAGACCTGAAGTGGAAGGCGACTGGCTGGGAGGGGGCAGATGGCTTTAATATGAGGGCGCGAGAGGGGAGGGGTCTTGCGCTGAGTGACAACTGTCAATCACTAAGGGAGTGGGAGGGGCACATACATTTGATACATTCATAAAATGACTTTCTTCACCACCCGCTGCTGCTAATCATTTCTAAATTCAGCATGGGATCAAATCATGATGATCGAACGGTGAAAtatcgcacacacacaaagctgtCGACTAAATTTGCCGTTTATTGACAAACACGGACAGACGTGGAAAGTGACAGCTTGAGCGTCAGACGTGCAAATGAAATGGTTACAGTACATGGATGGAAATTGTTTGGTTGAAATACACATGACTACACAGAAAAACGATTATTTCTTCAATGGAGTCTCTCTCATTAGCTATTAGGCGCTTTTGGATCATCTAAGGTGGCAGCGTGCAGAAGAGCCAAAGAACGGAAGACGACTTACAATAGAAGCTTTACAgtgttttggtgtgtgtgtgtgtgtgtgtgcgtgtgtgtgttcccaGACGAGATTCAAGTAGGAGTTAATACAACCGCATACTGGCTAGGGTTTCTCAATAGAGGATGAAAATGTCGAGCTATAACAGTGCGAggctacatatatatttttttttgtgtgtctacgTGCACTTTAGTCGTCGGGGGCGGGGATCTTCTCCAGGCTGGGTTCCATGCCCCAGATCTCCCTGGCGTACTGGGAAATGGTGCGGTCGCTGGAGAATTTACCCGACGAGGCGATGTTCCGGATCACCATCTTGGTCCACTCTTTAGGGTTCTGGTAAAAACACACAATTTAatcaaaatttttaaaaaacaattaattaaattaaattattaaattaaatgaatgaataaaaagtaGCACTTAGGCTGAACCATTTTGAAACGGAATCTGatcgtgattttcttttttttttaaagtttcccCAGCCCTGCTCGAGGCTGGTCTCTTGAGCGACGGTGTAATTTCGCTACTGACCTTATAGAGGGCGCTCACTCGCTCCTGGCACTTCATGTAATCCTCGTAGTCTGCAAACACCTTGAACCTATGACAGGCACACATATGAGGTGAGATGATGAAAAGAAGCTACGAGGTGCGGTGCCGGGGGTGGAGCGGGGACCTGTCGTGGTGCAACAGCATGTTGACCAGATCCTTGAAGAGGTCCACCTGCTGTGGGCTGAACATGCCCGCTGCGATCTGAGACACAGCCTGCTTCAACTCAGGGATGCGGTTGTAGTAGGACATTGCGTCATatctggggggggggagaatattttattttcaaaggaaAAGTTGTATTAAAGTCAAACTTTCATATTTTCAcaagtgaatttaaaaaaatatataactatCATCATGTTCTGCCTTTTATGGAAAATTAGGCTGTTTTtctgtttggggaaaaaaaaatgtaattaaaaaaaattctcattaCATGCTTTGGAGagaaggaaaataaataaataaaataaaatcaacaggtATCAGCTCACCCGGTTTTGTCCATCGCTTCCACGTCCTTCACCCTCATGCCGAAGATGAAGAGGTTCTCCTCGCCGGCCTCCTCTGCCATCTCCACGTTGGCGCCGTCCATGGTGCCGATGGTGAGGGCGCCGTTCAGCATGAACTTCATGTTGCCGGTGCCCGAGGCCTCGGTGCCGGCCGTGGAGATCTGCTCGGACAGATCCGCCGCCGGGATGACTGCAGAAGGATCATCTCCACGTCAATGCTTGGACGCAGTGCCAATGGATacgtttaaataaaaaattttaaaaagacCTTTCTCGGCCAGAGTGACTCGATAGTTCTCCAAGAAGATAACCTTGAGGCGATCTCCCACCACGGGGTCGTTGTTGACGACATTACCGATGGATGTGATCAGCTGGATGATCAGCTTGGCCGTGTGGTAACCCGGAGCCGCCTGGAAACCACCACCaaaccaagattttttttttaaatgttgctttttgaaattaaaaagtggaaaaaaaaattcacacagAGAGAATTTAGATTATTTACCTTTCCTCCGATCATAATGGTCCTCGGGGTCCAAGCCTTGTTGGGCTCCTTCCGGATGCCTacatttggaaaaacaaacCAAGAGCTTGGTGTgttgtcttttttgtttgttagttTTGTTTTCTCGCCAGAGGAAAGCCTCACGGTTGTAGAGCGTGATGATGTGCAAGCAGTTGAGCAGCTGCCTCTTGTACTCGTGGATCCGCTTCACCTGCACGTCAAACATGGAGTTGGGGTTGATCCTCACGCCGTAGTGCTCCTCCAGATGGGCGGCGAACTTCATCTTGTTCTCCTGCAGGGGGAGACATTCGCTGGGAGAAAGTCCACGGAAACAAAGCTTGCGCCGGTCTCACCTGTTTGACTTTGGCCACGTCTCGGATGAAGGCGTCGTCGTCCACGAACTCCAGCAGCCCCTTCAGCTGGTCCAGGTCCCGGATGTAGTCGTCGCCGATTCGCTGCGGGTAAGAAGCGTTTCATGAGGGAAGATGAGACGGTAATCTTGATTTGAATTCGATTCAATTTTCAGtcggaattttttttaaaaaaaggacaaaattaaatatgcTTTTCTGCTTGACACACGAAAAGGGGCCAACGAACCTCGGCGATGACATCAGCCAGTCCCGGGTTGCACATGAGAAGCCAGCGCCTGGGCGTGATGCCGTTGGTCTTGTTCTGAAACTTGTGAGGATCCATCTCGTAGAAGTCCTTGAAGCTGCGCGAGAGATCGGACGCAAAGTCATGGAGCGGGCCCGAGCGATCGGGAGGTGGCGGCGTGCTTACACGGTGCTTTTGATGATTTCCGAGTGGATGCGGGCCACCCCGTTGACGGCGTGCGAGCCAACGATGCACAAGTGAGCCATGTTGATCTTCTTGACGTCGCCCTCCTCGATGAGCGACATGCGGCGCAGGCGGTCGGCGTCGTTCGGGTACAGCTTGGCCACGCGCTGCAAAGTGCGAGCGAGAGCGTGACGTCAAGTGGGAAGGCCGCGGGGCGTTCGGCAGCTTCGTCCACCTCCAGATGCCTCCTGTTGATCTCGTAGACGATCTCCAGGTGACGGGGCAGCAGGTTATGGAAGAGATCCACGGGCCAGCGCTCCAAAGCCTCGGGCAGCACGGTGTGGTTGGTGTAGGCGCAAGTCCGCACCACGATGTCCCAGGCCTGCCGACACATCCCGTGCGTTTCGTTAAGCACGCCGTATAATCCCGAGTTCCGAGGCGACGGACCTTCTCCCACGGGAGCTTCTCAACGTCCACCAGGATCCTCATCAGCTCGGGGATGGCCAAAGCGGGATGGGTGTCGTTCAGCTGGATGGCCACCTGGCGAcatgcagggaaaaaaaataggaaatGAACAGGCGGCACTGAAGAGCACGTCGACGGCGTTGTTCACCTTGTCGGGCAGCGCCGAGAGATCCAAGCGAACAAACTCGGTGGAGCCGAACTTGGACGCTTTGAATCGGCGGACGATGTCTTGGAGCGTGGCGGCCACCACAAAGTATTCCTGCTTCAGACGCAGCTCCTTGCCCTCAAAAAACTGAAGTGGACAAAAAGAGATTCTCATATGCATTTTGAGACCGACGActtggatttttttaatttaaggcCACTGCCAATTCCGAtatttgcaaaaataaaatccagATGGCCGATTGattaattttgaaaatacaaAATGGATACAATAATATTtgcaatgtaaaataaaaaacaa
The sequence above is drawn from the Syngnathus scovelli strain Florida chromosome 1, RoL_Ssco_1.2, whole genome shotgun sequence genome and encodes:
- the LOC125983912 gene encoding protein C-ets-1, giving the protein MDCGVYGMDPLEVPPLTPTSKEVLCEALRATFAGFTQERLAHRFPQDPTLWSEWEVNHWLDWCRAEFGLHSLGSDLKGMRGHELCRLDRENFLSLMSDCTAGEILWEHLEIMRRDHDGDCGAVLPMCVVSSPCQPPNNKESHSEAEMSHGSALMWTSDVHRTEATADGSHYGDTFALAQPYKTFKEYVSNKADVGSAVIPAAILAGYTGSGPIQLWQFLLELLTDRSCQSCISWTGDGWEFKLTDPDEVALLWGRRKHKPKMNYEKLSRGLRYYYDKNIIRKTVGKRYVYRFVCNLQGLLGYEPGELHAMLDVGTAN
- the LOC125983731 gene encoding glycogen phosphorylase, muscle form, whose product is MSKPLTDQEKRKQISVRGLAGVENVADLKLNFNRHLHFTLVKDRNVATKRDYYFALANTVRDHLVGRWIRTQQHYYETDPKRVYYLSLEFYMGRTLQNTMVNLALENACDEATYQLGLDMEELQDIEEDAGLGNGGLGRLAACFLDSMASLGLAAYGYGIRYEFGIFNQKIVDGRQVEEADDWLRYGNPWEKARPEYMRPVHFYGRVEHTAEGVKWVDTQMVLALPYDTPVPGYRNNIVNTMRLWSAKAPCDFNLQDFNVGGYIQAVLDRNLAENISRVLYPNDNFFEGKELRLKQEYFVVAATLQDIVRRFKASKFGSTEFVRLDLSALPDKVAIQLNDTHPALAIPELMRILVDVEKLPWEKAWDIVVRTCAYTNHTVLPEALERWPVDLFHNLLPRHLEIVYEINRRHLERVAKLYPNDADRLRRMSLIEEGDVKKINMAHLCIVGSHAVNGVARIHSEIIKSTVFKDFYEMDPHKFQNKTNGITPRRWLLMCNPGLADVIAERIGDDYIRDLDQLKGLLEFVDDDAFIRDVAKVKQENKMKFAAHLEEHYGVRINPNSMFDVQVKRIHEYKRQLLNCLHIITLYNRIRKEPNKAWTPRTIMIGGKAAPGYHTAKLIIQLITSIGNVVNNDPVVGDRLKVIFLENYRVTLAEKVIPAADLSEQISTAGTEASGTGNMKFMLNGALTIGTMDGANVEMAEEAGEENLFIFGMRVKDVEAMDKTGYDAMSYYNRIPELKQAVSQIAAGMFSPQQVDLFKDLVNMLLHHDRFKVFADYEDYMKCQERVSALYKNPKEWTKMVIRNIASSGKFSSDRTISQYAREIWGMEPSLEKIPAPDD
- the zgc:112271 gene encoding bolA-like protein 2, with translation MAITPDHIRDKLKTELAADYVDVEDMSPNRCATSFKVLVVSSQFEGKPLLQRHRMVNTCLAEELKDIHALEQKTLTPEQWEKQKSK